From a single Solenopsis invicta isolate M01_SB chromosome 6, UNIL_Sinv_3.0, whole genome shotgun sequence genomic region:
- the LOC105196623 gene encoding neogenin isoform X2: MEPRPLAAVLLALLLTALARVNAGGLDFIIEPRDVVVEQGGPARLDCEAKSVFGTPNIHWRTDDGQPITFIGDSYRSQLANGSLYINSVYAGSAELTGSYQCLASIENVGSIVSRPATIKLASLPGFEREPQDTMVYTGQIAYLSCALPASSSLLKIQWLKDERPLKLDENRMTILPSGALEIDDVQYHDIGSYRCNASGYGQYRLSNKAELGLLSSDIDEGSSAPVFIAQPLQQIATEESDVTLECAANGYPKPTILWLKDGVALDLTSLDSRYRKIAASSLMITNVKESDHGSYQCRAENMVESLDAVAELIVQVPPKFVKKPEDKVASESQDLEFECEIYGKPEPKITWLKNGERITLSAYWQIVNGYNLRINGLLPIDAGIFQCMGVNPAGSVQASARLTINQPKIANPHRTTTPKTVPKKKLLLHRQLYNKTWQHPSTLLGHTFSSHMPSPPLSISPSDDPADLLPSSFKYPNSLYDPDSRFVDDTDTLEAFDGGGVPSPPRNLSLVIVTARFVTLRWQEPENANSDALNYFIHYKQEGAMRERVVNTQQKLEAMIRGLQPSMTYQFHVVAQNSRGISAPSEVLQVATLIEANVPGPPMNLEGHATSSMSITLSWEEPQVINGRISKYIITFMEGDGEEVTRETTSTTYELVDLVPYTEYSIRVQAVNENGPGAFSKDIMIRTHSAQPTQPPHNVTLEAASSTSIIIRWEPPLEGQNGIITGYRIRYRRYPHDPRSGDRRSPITVTTEGNQRLYVLNGLEKHVVYQVRICAFNVNGTGPWTEWTKIETYENDLDETKVPNVPSNLKANAMADSILISWHPPKDQSIKVRKYKLGWGKGYPDVEIQVLDGKQRSYAIKPIEPTTEYVISLRATNNVGDGQPAYANVRTPERFVSESAVPLIPPVGLKAIVLSASTVVLYWTDTTLSKSQYITDSRYYVVRYTNYHHSSSPRYKYYNATDLNCMIHDLKPNTQYEFTVKLVKGKRSSPWSMVVLNQTQEAAPSTAPRDLIIQTVEDRPTSVLLRWQPPKQPNGQITGYLIIYSTDNTKWDRDWLVEGVIGDKVDATVKGLHPNTLYYFKIQARNSKGYGPFSTTISFKTPQSNGMDDELHDGDGRSFSNILIYIIAGLSVIFITAISVVVVVCCKRNPGSPDRKKGYMKDSNQKTNIKPPDLWIHHDQMELKALEKSSINGEASTSGVTSNTLPRSSNPDYNQDNIHGNSSSLDKRTYVPSYMGNTDEKCSTLSRQHSRGSHKPKLITLPVDSAPLHQPIATATPIVNSSMSQPTIHTSCSDTSSVRQNYPRTVAQYSLNRAHVTLEPTPESSPDSCSIPNSYEPLQSQLSYGTSGQSYSGSTQYNSGHYGNSAQPMSSSVGVENNASKRLQGHPLKSFSVPAPPPQSAPSTPAQQKHGVSQVTVRPTISGSPYKKPQNSSSQLTKNRLASVSNPVHTSEEVERLKPSYSTEELNQEMANLEGLMKDLNAITASEFEC, encoded by the exons ATGGAGCCGCGTCCTCTCGCCGCCGTCCTCTTGGCTTTGTTGTTGACAGCGCTCGCACGAG TCAACGCGGGAGGCTTGGACTTCATTATCGAGCCGCGGGATGTGGTGGTGGAGCAGGGAGGTCCTGCGAGGCTGGACTGCGAGGCGAAGAGCGTATTTGGGACGCCAAATATACATTGGCGTACGGACGATGGTCAGCCGATCACGTTTATTGGGGACAGTTATCG atcaCAGCTAGCGAATGGGTCCTTGTACATAAATAGTGTGTACGCTGGTAGTGCAGAATTAACCGGAAGTTATCAGTGCTTAGCCTCCATAGAGAATGTCGGCTCGATTGTCTCTCGGCCAGCTACAATTAAACTTGCAA gccTCCCTGGCTTTGAAAGGGAACCTCAAGACACCATGGTTTATACGGGACAGATTGCATATTTGAGTTGTGCGCTACCGGCTTCCTCGAGTTTGTTAAAGATACAATGGTTAAAGGATGAACGTCCTTTAAAGCTCGATGAGAATCGAATGACAATTCTGCCATCAG GCGCGTTGGAGATCGATGATGTTCAGTATCACGACATAGGATCATACAGATGTAACGCTAGCGGCTATGGCCAATACAGACTGAGCAACAAAGCAGAATTAGGTTTATTATCTAGTGACATCG ATGAGGGATCTAGCGCTCCAGTATTTATCGCACAACCCCTGCAACAAATAGCCACCGAAGAGTCTGACGTGACTTTGGAATGCGCCGCCAATGGCTATCCAAAACCGACAATTCTTTGGCTTAAAGACGGTGTAGCTCTTGATTTAACGTCACTCGACTCTag ATATCGCAAAATTGCAGCCTCTAGTCTTATGATCACGAATGTGAAAGAATCGGATCACGGTTCGTATCAATGTCGTGCGGAAAATATGGTCGAATCTTTGGATGCAGTTGCTGAATTAATTGTACAAG TTCCACCGAAATTTGTGAAGAAGCCGGAAGATAAAGTGGCAAGTGAGAGTCAGGATCTAGAGTTCGAATGTGAAATCTATGGAAAACCGGAACCAAAAATTACCTGGCTGAAGAACGGCGAGCGTATCACATTGAGTGCATATTGGCAAATTGTCAATGG ATACAATTTGAGAATCAATGGACTGTTACCCATAGATGCAGGAATTTTCCAGTGCATGGGAGTGAATCCTGCTGGTAGTGTTCAAGCCTCGGCACGTCTTACAATTAACCAGCCCA AGATAGCAAATCCCCATAGAACAACTACTCCTAAGACAGTTcctaagaaaaaattattactgcACCGGCAGTTGTATAATAAGACGTGGCAGCATCCAAGTACTCTCCTAGGACACACGTTCTCGTCACACATGCCAAGTCCTCCACTTTCAATAAGTCCGTCCGACGATCCTGCAGATCTGCTCCCGAGTTCGTTTAAGTATCCTAACTCCCTTTACGATCCGGACTCCCGTTTTGTAGATGATACAGATACTCTAGAAGCGTTTGATGGGGGTGGTGTACCCTCACCGCCGAGGAACTTGAGTCTCGTCATCGTTACCGCAAGATTCGTTACACTACGCTGGCAAGAGCCAGAAAACGCAAACAGCGACGCTCTCAACTATTTCATACATTATAAACAGGAGGGGGCTATGAG GGAAAGAGTTGTCAACACGCAGCAGAAGCTGGAGGCCATGATACGTGGTTTGCAACCTAGTATGACGTATCAATTCCACGTGGTTGCACAAAATTCTCGAGGAATCAGTGCTCCTAGCGAAGTATTACAAGTTGCAACATTGATAGAGGCTAATGTTCCCGGACCTCCGATGAATCTAGAGGGTCATGCGACAAGCAGCATGAGTATTACCTTATCGTGGGAGGAGCCACAAGTTATAAATGGTCgaatatctaaatatattattacatttatggag GGCGACGGTGAAGAGGTAACACGTGAAACTACTAGTACAACGTATGAATTGGTAGATCTCGTGCCTTATACGGAATACAGTATTAGAGTTCAAGCGGTCAACGAAAATGGCCCAGGCGCGTTTAGTAAAGATATCATGATTCGGACTCACAGCGCACAACCGACACAACCGCCGCATAACGTTACTTTAGAAGCAGCTAGTTCGACG AGTATTATCATAAGGTGGGAACCTCCGCTCGAGGGGCAGAATGGAATCATCACGGGTTATAGAATACGTTATCGCAGATATCCGCATGACCCCCGATCCGGGGATCGGCGATCCCCGATCACGGTGACAACTGAAGGAAATCAACGTTTATACGTGCTCAATGGGCTCGAAAAGCACGTTGTGTATCAAGTCCGCATATGTGCCTTCAATGTCAATGGAACTGGACCTTGGACAGAATGGACAAAGATAGAGACGTACGAGAACGATTTGGACGAAACAAAAGTACCAAATGTACCCAGTAATTTAAAAG CGAATGCTATGGCAGATTCTATACTAATATCGTGGCATCCCCCGAAAGATCAGAGCATCAAAGTGAGAAAGTATAAATTAGGCTGGGGTAAAGGCTATCCTGATGTCGAGATACAGGTTCTTGATGGAAAGCAACGATCCTATGCTATTAAGCCTATAG AACCAACAACGGAGTACGTAATATCTTTAAGAGCAACGAATAATGTTGGTGATGGTCAACCAGCATACGCGAATGTGAGAACTCCCGAACGTTTTGTATCTGAATCCGCAGTGCCTTTAATACCACCCGTTGGCCTTAAAGCTATCGTGCTCTCGGCTTCCACTGTTGTACTGTATTGGACAGACACGACCTTGTCAAAAAGTCAA tatatcaCCGATAGTCGATACTACGTGGTGCGTTATACGAACTACCATCACAGCAGCAGCCCAagatacaaatattacaatgcTACTGATCTCAACTGTATGATTCACGATTTAAAACCTAATACACAATATGAATTTACGGTTAAACTGGTCAAG GGTAAACGAAGCTCGCCGTGGAGTATGGTCGTTCTAAATCAAACACAAGAGGCTGCACCTAGCACAGCGCCTCGAGATTTAATCATTCAAACTGTCGAGGATCGTCCAACTTCCGTTTTACTGCGATGGCAACCTCCTAAGCAACCCAATGGACAAATCACAG GATATCTCATAATTTATTCCACTGATAACACGAAATGGGATCGTGATTGGCTGGTCGAAGGTGTCATCGGTGACAAGGTGGATGCTACCGTGAAGGGTCTGCATCCTAATACGTTATATTACTTTAAGATCCAAGCCCGTAACTCCAAAGGATATGGACCATTCTCCACAACAATCTCATTTAAAACGCCACAAA GCAATGGCATGGATGATGAATTGCATGATGGAG atgGGCGAAGCTTCTCcaatatattgatttatatcaTAGCGGGTCTTTCTGTTATCTTTATCACTGCCATATCGGTAGTGGTCGTAGTTTGCTGTAAACGTAATCCAGGCTCCCCAGATCGAAAGAAAGG ATATATGAAAGATTCGAATCAGAAGACAAATATTAAACCGCCGGATTTGTGGATTCATCACGATCAAATGGAGCTGAAGGCGCTTGAGAAATCGTCGATAAATGGTGAAGCTTCTACCAGTGGCGTCACCAGTAATACGTTACCTAGGTCGAGCAATCCGGATTATAATCAAGATAATATACACGGAAATTCCAGTTCGCTGGATAAGCGTACTTACGTGCCAAGTTATATGG GTAACACTGACGAGAAGTGCTCAACCCTGAGCAGACAGCACAGTCGTGGAAGCCACAAACCTAAATTAATTACACTCCCTGTTGACAGTGCACCTTTGCATCAGC CTATAGCCACAGCTACTCCAATTGTGAATAGCAGCATGTCGCAGCCAACCATTCACACCTCGTGCAGCGATACATCATCGGTGAGACAAAACTATCCACGAACAGTCGCGCAATATAGCTTAAATCGCGCGCACGTCACGTTGGAACCAACTCCAGAATCCAGTCCGGATTCTTGTAGCATACCTAACTCATATGAGCCATTACAGAGTCAG ttgtcaTATGGTACAAGTGGGCAGTCTTACAGTGGAAGCACTCAATATAATTCCGGTCATTATGGCAACAGCGCTCAACCGATGAGCAGTTCTGTTGGGGTAGAGAATAATGCTAGCAAGCGATTGCAAGGTCATCCCCTTAAGAGTTTCAGCGTGCCGGCTCCCCCGCCACAGAGTGCCCCTTCGACGCCAGCGCAACAGAAGCATGGAG TGTCACAAGTGACAGTAAGACCAACGATATCCGGAAGTCCATACAAAAAACCGCAAAATTCATCGTCACAATTAACGAAGAATCGTTTAGCATCTGTGTCAAATCCGGTACACACGTCGGAAGAAGTTGAACGATTAAAG CCTTCGTACAGCACCGAAGAATTGAATCAGGAAATGGCTAACTTAGAAGGTCTTATGAAAGATCTGAATGCCATAACAGCATCAGAATTTGAATGTTAA
- the LOC105196623 gene encoding neogenin isoform X7: MEPRPLAAVLLALLLTALARVNAGGLDFIIEPRDVVVEQGGPARLDCEAKSVFGTPNIHWRTDDGQPITFIGDSYRSQLANGSLYINSVYAGSAELTGSYQCLASIENVGSIVSRPATIKLASLPGFEREPQDTMVYTGQIAYLSCALPASSSLLKIQWLKDERPLKLDENRMTILPSGALEIDDVQYHDIGSYRCNASGYGQYRLSNKAELGLLSSDIDEGSSAPVFIAQPLQQIATEESDVTLECAANGYPKPTILWLKDGVALDLTSLDSRYRKIAASSLMITNVKESDHGSYQCRAENMVESLDAVAELIVQVPPKFVKKPEDKVASESQDLEFECEIYGKPEPKITWLKNGERITLSAYWQIVNGYNLRINGLLPIDAGIFQCMGVNPAGSVQASARLTINQPNDTDTLEAFDGGGVPSPPRNLSLVIVTARFVTLRWQEPENANSDALNYFIHYKQEGAMRERVVNTQQKLEAMIRGLQPSMTYQFHVVAQNSRGISAPSEVLQVATLIEANVPGPPMNLEGHATSSMSITLSWEEPQVINGRISKYIITFMEGDGEEVTRETTSTTYELVDLVPYTEYSIRVQAVNENGPGAFSKDIMIRTHSAQPTQPPHNVTLEAASSTSIIIRWEPPLEGQNGIITGYRIRYRRYPHDPRSGDRRSPITVTTEGNQRLYVLNGLEKHVVYQVRICAFNVNGTGPWTEWTKIETYENDLDETKVPNVPSNLKANAMADSILISWHPPKDQSIKVRKYKLGWGKGYPDVEIQVLDGKQRSYAIKPIEPTTEYVISLRATNNVGDGQPAYANVRTPERFVSESAVPLIPPVGLKAIVLSASTVVLYWTDTTLSKSQYITDSRYYVVRYTNYHHSSSPRYKYYNATDLNCMIHDLKPNTQYEFTVKLVKGKRSSPWSMVVLNQTQEAAPSTAPRDLIIQTVEDRPTSVLLRWQPPKQPNGQITGYLIIYSTDNTKWDRDWLVEGVIGDKVDATVKGLHPNTLYYFKIQARNSKGYGPFSTTISFKTPQSNGMDDELHDGDGRSFSNILIYIIAGLSVIFITAISVVVVVCCKRNPGSPDRKKGYMKDSNQKTNIKPPDLWIHHDQMELKALEKSSINGEASTSGVTSNTLPRSSNPDYNQDNIHGNSSSLDKRTYVPSYMGNTDEKCSTLSRQHSRGSHKPKLITLPVDSAPLHQPIATATPIVNSSMSQPTIHTSCSDTSSVRQNYPRTVAQYSLNRAHVTLEPTPESSPDSCSIPNSYEPLQSQLSYGTSGQSYSGSTQYNSGHYGNSAQPMSSSVGVENNASKRLQGHPLKSFSVPAPPPQSAPSTPAQQKHGVSQVTVRPTISGSPYKKPQNSSSQLTKNRLASVSNPVHTSEEVERLKLQPSYSTEELNQEMANLEGLMKDLNAITASEFEC; the protein is encoded by the exons ATGGAGCCGCGTCCTCTCGCCGCCGTCCTCTTGGCTTTGTTGTTGACAGCGCTCGCACGAG TCAACGCGGGAGGCTTGGACTTCATTATCGAGCCGCGGGATGTGGTGGTGGAGCAGGGAGGTCCTGCGAGGCTGGACTGCGAGGCGAAGAGCGTATTTGGGACGCCAAATATACATTGGCGTACGGACGATGGTCAGCCGATCACGTTTATTGGGGACAGTTATCG atcaCAGCTAGCGAATGGGTCCTTGTACATAAATAGTGTGTACGCTGGTAGTGCAGAATTAACCGGAAGTTATCAGTGCTTAGCCTCCATAGAGAATGTCGGCTCGATTGTCTCTCGGCCAGCTACAATTAAACTTGCAA gccTCCCTGGCTTTGAAAGGGAACCTCAAGACACCATGGTTTATACGGGACAGATTGCATATTTGAGTTGTGCGCTACCGGCTTCCTCGAGTTTGTTAAAGATACAATGGTTAAAGGATGAACGTCCTTTAAAGCTCGATGAGAATCGAATGACAATTCTGCCATCAG GCGCGTTGGAGATCGATGATGTTCAGTATCACGACATAGGATCATACAGATGTAACGCTAGCGGCTATGGCCAATACAGACTGAGCAACAAAGCAGAATTAGGTTTATTATCTAGTGACATCG ATGAGGGATCTAGCGCTCCAGTATTTATCGCACAACCCCTGCAACAAATAGCCACCGAAGAGTCTGACGTGACTTTGGAATGCGCCGCCAATGGCTATCCAAAACCGACAATTCTTTGGCTTAAAGACGGTGTAGCTCTTGATTTAACGTCACTCGACTCTag ATATCGCAAAATTGCAGCCTCTAGTCTTATGATCACGAATGTGAAAGAATCGGATCACGGTTCGTATCAATGTCGTGCGGAAAATATGGTCGAATCTTTGGATGCAGTTGCTGAATTAATTGTACAAG TTCCACCGAAATTTGTGAAGAAGCCGGAAGATAAAGTGGCAAGTGAGAGTCAGGATCTAGAGTTCGAATGTGAAATCTATGGAAAACCGGAACCAAAAATTACCTGGCTGAAGAACGGCGAGCGTATCACATTGAGTGCATATTGGCAAATTGTCAATGG ATACAATTTGAGAATCAATGGACTGTTACCCATAGATGCAGGAATTTTCCAGTGCATGGGAGTGAATCCTGCTGGTAGTGTTCAAGCCTCGGCACGTCTTACAATTAACCAGCCCA ATGATACAGATACTCTAGAAGCGTTTGATGGGGGTGGTGTACCCTCACCGCCGAGGAACTTGAGTCTCGTCATCGTTACCGCAAGATTCGTTACACTACGCTGGCAAGAGCCAGAAAACGCAAACAGCGACGCTCTCAACTATTTCATACATTATAAACAGGAGGGGGCTATGAG GGAAAGAGTTGTCAACACGCAGCAGAAGCTGGAGGCCATGATACGTGGTTTGCAACCTAGTATGACGTATCAATTCCACGTGGTTGCACAAAATTCTCGAGGAATCAGTGCTCCTAGCGAAGTATTACAAGTTGCAACATTGATAGAGGCTAATGTTCCCGGACCTCCGATGAATCTAGAGGGTCATGCGACAAGCAGCATGAGTATTACCTTATCGTGGGAGGAGCCACAAGTTATAAATGGTCgaatatctaaatatattattacatttatggag GGCGACGGTGAAGAGGTAACACGTGAAACTACTAGTACAACGTATGAATTGGTAGATCTCGTGCCTTATACGGAATACAGTATTAGAGTTCAAGCGGTCAACGAAAATGGCCCAGGCGCGTTTAGTAAAGATATCATGATTCGGACTCACAGCGCACAACCGACACAACCGCCGCATAACGTTACTTTAGAAGCAGCTAGTTCGACG AGTATTATCATAAGGTGGGAACCTCCGCTCGAGGGGCAGAATGGAATCATCACGGGTTATAGAATACGTTATCGCAGATATCCGCATGACCCCCGATCCGGGGATCGGCGATCCCCGATCACGGTGACAACTGAAGGAAATCAACGTTTATACGTGCTCAATGGGCTCGAAAAGCACGTTGTGTATCAAGTCCGCATATGTGCCTTCAATGTCAATGGAACTGGACCTTGGACAGAATGGACAAAGATAGAGACGTACGAGAACGATTTGGACGAAACAAAAGTACCAAATGTACCCAGTAATTTAAAAG CGAATGCTATGGCAGATTCTATACTAATATCGTGGCATCCCCCGAAAGATCAGAGCATCAAAGTGAGAAAGTATAAATTAGGCTGGGGTAAAGGCTATCCTGATGTCGAGATACAGGTTCTTGATGGAAAGCAACGATCCTATGCTATTAAGCCTATAG AACCAACAACGGAGTACGTAATATCTTTAAGAGCAACGAATAATGTTGGTGATGGTCAACCAGCATACGCGAATGTGAGAACTCCCGAACGTTTTGTATCTGAATCCGCAGTGCCTTTAATACCACCCGTTGGCCTTAAAGCTATCGTGCTCTCGGCTTCCACTGTTGTACTGTATTGGACAGACACGACCTTGTCAAAAAGTCAA tatatcaCCGATAGTCGATACTACGTGGTGCGTTATACGAACTACCATCACAGCAGCAGCCCAagatacaaatattacaatgcTACTGATCTCAACTGTATGATTCACGATTTAAAACCTAATACACAATATGAATTTACGGTTAAACTGGTCAAG GGTAAACGAAGCTCGCCGTGGAGTATGGTCGTTCTAAATCAAACACAAGAGGCTGCACCTAGCACAGCGCCTCGAGATTTAATCATTCAAACTGTCGAGGATCGTCCAACTTCCGTTTTACTGCGATGGCAACCTCCTAAGCAACCCAATGGACAAATCACAG GATATCTCATAATTTATTCCACTGATAACACGAAATGGGATCGTGATTGGCTGGTCGAAGGTGTCATCGGTGACAAGGTGGATGCTACCGTGAAGGGTCTGCATCCTAATACGTTATATTACTTTAAGATCCAAGCCCGTAACTCCAAAGGATATGGACCATTCTCCACAACAATCTCATTTAAAACGCCACAAA GCAATGGCATGGATGATGAATTGCATGATGGAG atgGGCGAAGCTTCTCcaatatattgatttatatcaTAGCGGGTCTTTCTGTTATCTTTATCACTGCCATATCGGTAGTGGTCGTAGTTTGCTGTAAACGTAATCCAGGCTCCCCAGATCGAAAGAAAGG ATATATGAAAGATTCGAATCAGAAGACAAATATTAAACCGCCGGATTTGTGGATTCATCACGATCAAATGGAGCTGAAGGCGCTTGAGAAATCGTCGATAAATGGTGAAGCTTCTACCAGTGGCGTCACCAGTAATACGTTACCTAGGTCGAGCAATCCGGATTATAATCAAGATAATATACACGGAAATTCCAGTTCGCTGGATAAGCGTACTTACGTGCCAAGTTATATGG GTAACACTGACGAGAAGTGCTCAACCCTGAGCAGACAGCACAGTCGTGGAAGCCACAAACCTAAATTAATTACACTCCCTGTTGACAGTGCACCTTTGCATCAGC CTATAGCCACAGCTACTCCAATTGTGAATAGCAGCATGTCGCAGCCAACCATTCACACCTCGTGCAGCGATACATCATCGGTGAGACAAAACTATCCACGAACAGTCGCGCAATATAGCTTAAATCGCGCGCACGTCACGTTGGAACCAACTCCAGAATCCAGTCCGGATTCTTGTAGCATACCTAACTCATATGAGCCATTACAGAGTCAG ttgtcaTATGGTACAAGTGGGCAGTCTTACAGTGGAAGCACTCAATATAATTCCGGTCATTATGGCAACAGCGCTCAACCGATGAGCAGTTCTGTTGGGGTAGAGAATAATGCTAGCAAGCGATTGCAAGGTCATCCCCTTAAGAGTTTCAGCGTGCCGGCTCCCCCGCCACAGAGTGCCCCTTCGACGCCAGCGCAACAGAAGCATGGAG TGTCACAAGTGACAGTAAGACCAACGATATCCGGAAGTCCATACAAAAAACCGCAAAATTCATCGTCACAATTAACGAAGAATCGTTTAGCATCTGTGTCAAATCCGGTACACACGTCGGAAGAAGTTGAACGATTAAAG TTACAGCCTTCGTACAGCACCGAAGAATTGAATCAGGAAATGGCTAACTTAGAAGGTCTTATGAAAGATCTGAATGCCATAACAGCATCAGAATTTGAATGTTAA